In Deltaproteobacteria bacterium, the sequence GTGCCGTTTCGTTTGCTGGCCAGGATGTAAACGCAGAACTAGCTTGTCCGTAGCGCCAAACGCCAAACTGGATTCCCGCTTTCGCGGGAATGACGGCCATAACACCGAACCACGTTACCCACAAATTTGTCGCGCACCCGGCCGGCGGGCCACCAATCGCCCCAGGTATGTCGGGCCGACTTCGGTCTCCAAGCGGCCCTCTTGCGCCGCCAGGACCTCGAAGTCCTCGAAGTAGCTGAGCAACTCGCCGTGGCGCAGCAGGTGCTCGGGGTTGGTGGGATGGCCGATCAAGCGTTGCTCGATCAGAAAGGTCTCGCAGATCACGATCCCGCCCGGACGCACGGCCCGCTTGAGGGCATCGAACAACGTGCGCTGCAAGTAGCGGATATTCACGGCCGCGGCGTAGTGGTCGCGGGGCAACGGGAATTCCTCCAGGTCGGCCTGCAAGGCGCGCACCGGCAGATGCTCCGCGCGGGCTACGGCCGTCAGGTATTGCAGGCCGGTGAAGGAGATGTCGATGGCGTCGACGGGATGGCCGTGCCGGGCCAGGTAGAGGCTGTTGCGTCCGTCGCCGGCGGCCGCGTCCAGCACCGGCCCGGGCGCGATCAGGTGGCGGAAGGTTTGGAGGAACTGTGACGGCGGATCGGCAGCGTGCCGGCCCCGGCTGCCGTAGCGATGCTCCCAGCGGTCGCGATCGGCGCGCATCGTCAGTGCAGCACCGCGCGCGCGAGCACGAGCACATCTGTATAGACGGCGCCGGCACGCTTGAGGGTGCGGCTGCACTCGTCGGCAGTGGCGCCGGTGGTGTAGACGTCGTCAATCAAGAGCACCCGGCGGCCGGCAACCCGCCGGTCAGAGCTGACCCGAAATGCGCCGGCGACGTTGCGTCGGCGCGCGCGCTCATCGAGTTCAACCTGCGGATCGGTGGCGCGCACGCGCTCGAGCGCGAAGGGATCGAGCAGGCACCCGAAACGCCGCGCCACCCCGTGGGCCAGCAGCAGCGCCTGATTGAAACCGCGCCAGCGTAACCGGCTCAGGTGCAGCGGCACCGCAATAATCAGGTCGTAGCGGCTGACCTCGAGCGTGCAATGCCTGATCATCAGCCGGGTCAGCGCCGGCGCCAGACTGACATCGGGGCCGTACTTGTAGCGTTGCAGGGCATGTTTGAAGGGGTCGGTGCGCTCGTCGTCGGCGGCATAGGTGGCGCAGGCGCGGGCCACTCCGAACGCCGGCCGCCGCCCCAGACAGCGGTGGCACAAGTGATCGGGGCCGCT encodes:
- a CDS encoding class I SAM-dependent methyltransferase, with the protein product MRADRDRWEHRYGSRGRHAADPPSQFLQTFRHLIAPGPVLDAAAGDGRNSLYLARHGHPVDAIDISFTGLQYLTAVARAEHLPVRALQADLEEFPLPRDHYAAAVNIRYLQRTLFDALKRAVRPGGIVICETFLIEQRLIGHPTNPEHLLRHGELLSYFEDFEVLAAQEGRLETEVGPTYLGRLVARRPGARQICG
- a CDS encoding ComF family protein: MARACATYAADDERTDPFKHALQRYKYGPDVSLAPALTRLMIRHCTLEVSRYDLIIAVPLHLSRLRWRGFNQALLLAHGVARRFGCLLDPFALERVRATDPQVELDERARRRNVAGAFRVSSDRRVAGRRVLLIDDVYTTGATADECSRTLKRAGAVYTDVLVLARAVLH